A window of Aeromicrobium sp. Root236 contains these coding sequences:
- a CDS encoding NAD(P)H-quinone dehydrogenase, producing the protein MTHVTIVGGGPGGYEAALVASRLGAEVTLVERDGLGGSTVLTDCVPSKTLIATSDLLTEVGTSAELGVQLPKDVRADLASVNARVLTLAQAQSDDIAQRLTTSNVTMIDGTATVESAGVVTATTADGEVRIETDAILLATGAHPRISPAAQPDGERILTWEQVYNLQDLPEHMIVVGSGVTGAEFASAYNGLGAAVTLVSSRDRVLPGEDIDAANVIEAVFKRRGMTVMGNSRMASVERTSDGVRVTLTDGRTVDGSHCLLAIGSIPNTEGLGLEEVGVALNDNGFVHVDRVSRTSVRGIYAAGDVTGVLMLASVAAQQGRIAMSHLLGDAVHPLDLGKVASNVFTSPEIATVGLSQQQVDESDLQIDVAMLPLASNPRAKMQGVHDGFVKIFARRGMGIVVGGVVVAPRASELIHALSLAVSASLTVDQVADAFTVYPSLSGSVAEAARRLHRLG; encoded by the coding sequence GTGACCCATGTGACGATCGTCGGCGGCGGACCGGGTGGATACGAAGCGGCCCTCGTGGCCTCGAGGCTGGGCGCCGAGGTCACCCTCGTCGAGCGCGACGGCCTCGGCGGATCGACCGTCCTGACCGACTGCGTGCCGAGCAAGACGCTCATCGCGACCTCGGACCTGCTGACCGAGGTCGGCACGTCGGCCGAGCTCGGCGTGCAGCTGCCCAAGGACGTACGTGCCGACCTCGCGTCGGTCAACGCCCGGGTCCTGACGCTGGCGCAGGCGCAGTCCGACGACATCGCGCAACGCCTCACGACGAGCAACGTCACGATGATCGACGGCACCGCGACGGTCGAGTCCGCTGGTGTGGTCACGGCGACGACGGCCGACGGCGAGGTGCGCATCGAGACCGACGCGATCCTGCTTGCGACCGGCGCCCACCCGCGCATCAGCCCCGCCGCGCAGCCTGACGGCGAGCGCATCCTGACGTGGGAGCAGGTCTACAACCTCCAGGACCTGCCCGAGCACATGATCGTGGTCGGCTCGGGCGTCACGGGCGCCGAGTTCGCCAGCGCTTACAACGGGCTCGGCGCTGCGGTGACGCTCGTGTCGAGCCGCGACCGGGTGCTGCCGGGCGAGGACATCGATGCCGCCAACGTCATCGAGGCGGTCTTCAAGCGGCGCGGCATGACGGTCATGGGCAACTCGCGCATGGCGTCTGTCGAACGTACGAGCGACGGTGTGCGGGTGACGCTGACCGACGGGCGTACGGTCGACGGCTCACACTGCCTGCTCGCGATCGGCTCGATCCCCAACACCGAGGGCCTCGGCCTCGAAGAGGTCGGCGTCGCACTGAACGACAACGGCTTCGTCCACGTCGACCGGGTGTCCCGCACCAGCGTCCGCGGCATCTACGCCGCCGGCGACGTCACCGGGGTCCTGATGCTCGCCTCCGTCGCGGCCCAGCAGGGACGCATCGCGATGTCCCACCTGCTCGGCGACGCGGTGCACCCCCTCGACCTCGGCAAGGTCGCGAGCAACGTCTTCACGTCGCCCGAGATCGCCACGGTCGGGCTGTCGCAGCAGCAGGTCGACGAGTCCGATCTCCAGATCGACGTCGCGATGCTGCCGCTCGCGTCCAACCCACGCGCCAAGATGCAGGGCGTGCACGACGGCTTCGTCAAGATCTTCGCGCGGCGGGGGATGGGCATCGTCGTCGGCGGTGTCGTCGTGGCGCCGCGGGCCAGCGAGCTGATCCATGCGTTGTCGCTCGCCGTGTCGGCGTCCCTCACGGTCGACCAGGTGGCCGACGCGTTCACGGTCTACCCGTCGCTCTCCGGCTCGGTCGCCGAAGCGGCGCGGCGCCTGCACCGCCTCGGCTGA
- a CDS encoding NAD(P)-dependent oxidoreductase yields MKVLVTGAAGSIGRTLVRGLPGLGHELRGLDLVDGPALPLGWITGDCLDPTVAAEAVSGVEAVIHLAGNPGEASLPASLESHVHSTGRLLEAMVAAGVGRMAYASSNHAVGHTPSGELLTVEARPRPDTYYGVAKAAAEALLSLYADRREISSVAMRIGSFRERPTSVRELSTWLSHDDAVRMADAAIRATEPGFHVLYGISANTRGWWDLGPGRALGYDPQDDAETYAGTVVPSAGDDAENAYVGGPHVSQLQLPPAF; encoded by the coding sequence ATGAAGGTCCTCGTCACGGGCGCTGCCGGCTCGATCGGCCGCACGCTCGTACGAGGGCTGCCCGGGCTCGGGCACGAGCTCCGAGGCCTCGACCTGGTCGACGGCCCTGCGCTGCCACTCGGCTGGATCACGGGTGACTGCCTCGACCCGACCGTCGCCGCCGAGGCGGTGTCGGGCGTCGAGGCGGTGATCCACCTGGCCGGCAATCCCGGCGAGGCGTCGCTGCCCGCGAGCCTGGAGTCGCACGTGCACAGCACTGGACGCCTGCTCGAGGCGATGGTCGCGGCCGGCGTCGGCCGCATGGCGTACGCCAGCAGCAATCACGCCGTCGGGCACACCCCGTCCGGCGAGCTGCTCACGGTCGAAGCGCGACCGCGCCCGGACACCTACTACGGCGTCGCGAAGGCTGCCGCCGAGGCGCTGCTCAGTCTCTACGCCGATCGCCGCGAGATCAGCTCGGTCGCGATGCGGATCGGCTCGTTCCGCGAGCGGCCGACCAGCGTCCGCGAGCTCTCGACCTGGCTGTCGCACGACGACGCCGTCCGCATGGCCGACGCGGCGATCCGAGCCACCGAGCCGGGTTTCCACGTCCTCTACGGCATCTCCGCCAACACGCGTGGCTGGTGGGACCTGGGTCCGGGCCGTGCTTTGGGGTACGACCCGCAGGACGACGCCGAGACGTACGCCGGCACCGTCGTGCCGAGCGCCGGGGACGACGCCGAGAACGCGTACGTGGGCGGACCTCACGTCAGCCAGCTCCAGCTACCACCCGCCTTCTGA
- a CDS encoding purine-nucleoside phosphorylase, whose product MTTQELAQQAADALRERTGGADHDIALVMGSGWLPAADALGTAEHEIPLAELPGFSAPAVAGHGGTVRSVRLGDRRLLIFLGRTHFYEGKGVAAVVHGVRTAAAAGVKTLVLTNGCGGLNPAWAPGTPVLISDHINMTATSPLEGANFVDLTDLYSSRLRALCREADPSLDEGVYVQLPGPHYETPAEIGMVRTIGGDLVGMSTALEAIAARAAGMEILGISLVTNAAAGMTGEPLNHEEVLEAGKAAATRMGALLGDVLPRI is encoded by the coding sequence GTGACTACTCAGGAGCTGGCCCAGCAGGCCGCCGACGCACTGCGCGAACGCACCGGCGGAGCCGACCACGACATCGCCCTGGTGATGGGCTCGGGGTGGCTGCCGGCGGCCGACGCGCTGGGCACCGCCGAGCACGAGATCCCGCTCGCCGAGCTGCCCGGGTTCAGCGCCCCCGCGGTGGCCGGGCACGGCGGCACCGTCCGCTCAGTCCGCCTGGGTGACCGGCGACTGCTGATCTTCCTGGGCCGCACCCACTTCTACGAGGGCAAGGGCGTCGCCGCCGTCGTCCACGGCGTACGCACGGCGGCCGCCGCCGGCGTCAAGACGCTCGTGCTGACCAATGGCTGTGGCGGGCTCAACCCGGCGTGGGCGCCCGGCACCCCGGTGCTCATCAGCGACCACATCAACATGACTGCGACGTCGCCGCTCGAGGGTGCCAACTTCGTCGACCTCACGGACCTCTACTCGTCGCGGCTGCGCGCACTGTGCCGGGAGGCCGACCCGAGCCTCGACGAGGGCGTCTACGTCCAGCTGCCCGGCCCCCATTACGAGACACCCGCCGAGATCGGCATGGTCAGGACGATCGGCGGCGACCTGGTCGGCATGTCGACCGCGCTCGAGGCCATCGCGGCCCGGGCCGCCGGCATGGAGATCCTCGGCATCTCGCTGGTCACCAATGCCGCGGCCGGCATGACCGGGGAGCCGCTCAACCACGAAGAGGTCCTCGAGGCCGGCAAGGCCGCGGCGACGCGGATGGGCGCCCTGCTCGGCGACGTGCTGCCGAGGATCTGA